The following proteins are encoded in a genomic region of Thiomonas sp. X19:
- a CDS encoding IS1182-like element ISThsp16 family transposase, giving the protein MSRFVPVDRDTAYLLPPSVDEWLPTDHLARFVVEVIEQLDLGDLARQYAGRGSAAHHPAVLLGLLIYGYANGVHSSRKIERATYDSVAFRFVAANTHPDHDTLATFRRRFLKEVEALFVQVLVLAREMKLLKLGHIALDGTKIDANASKHKALSWAHANKIEAQLRQEVQTLLALAENSDRATVPDGMDVPAEIALRADRLSAIAQAKAKIEQRASERHQVEQQEYEAKTAKRQAQREAGKKPRGKDPEPPEAGPRSSDQVNLTDEESRIMPVSGGGFEQSYNAQAGVDIATMMVITQHVSQASNDKREVVPTLQQIQALPAVLGEVHTLITDNGFFSQANVIACNDAGIEPLLALKRESHHTPVMGRFAPDVPEPQTTDPLVQMAHRLGTQAGRALYGLRKQTVEPVFGIIKQVMGWRQMSMRGLAKAQGEWSLVTMAWNIKRMHVLRAA; this is encoded by the coding sequence ATGAGCCGCTTCGTCCCTGTTGACCGAGACACCGCATATCTGTTGCCACCGTCGGTGGACGAATGGCTGCCCACTGATCACTTGGCGCGCTTCGTGGTCGAAGTCATCGAGCAGCTTGATCTGGGCGATCTGGCCCGACAGTACGCAGGCCGGGGCTCGGCGGCGCACCATCCGGCGGTGCTGCTGGGCCTGCTGATCTACGGCTACGCCAACGGCGTGCACTCCAGCCGCAAGATCGAGCGGGCGACCTACGACTCGGTGGCGTTCCGCTTTGTTGCGGCCAATACCCACCCCGATCACGACACGCTGGCGACGTTCCGCCGCCGCTTCTTGAAGGAGGTGGAGGCACTGTTCGTGCAGGTGCTGGTTCTGGCGCGCGAGATGAAGCTGCTCAAGCTCGGACACATCGCGCTGGATGGCACCAAGATCGACGCCAACGCCAGCAAGCACAAGGCCTTGTCGTGGGCTCATGCCAACAAGATCGAGGCGCAGCTGCGCCAGGAAGTACAAACGCTGCTGGCGCTGGCAGAGAACAGCGACCGCGCGACGGTACCCGACGGCATGGATGTGCCGGCGGAGATCGCCCTGCGTGCAGATCGCTTGAGCGCAATCGCGCAGGCCAAGGCCAAGATCGAGCAGCGCGCCAGCGAACGCCATCAGGTCGAGCAGCAGGAGTACGAGGCCAAGACCGCCAAGCGCCAAGCCCAGCGCGAGGCGGGCAAGAAGCCGCGCGGCAAGGACCCTGAGCCGCCAGAGGCCGGCCCCCGGAGCAGCGATCAGGTCAACCTCACGGATGAAGAGTCGCGCATCATGCCCGTGTCGGGTGGGGGCTTCGAGCAAAGCTACAACGCACAAGCCGGCGTGGACATCGCGACGATGATGGTGATCACCCAGCATGTGAGCCAGGCATCCAACGACAAGCGCGAAGTTGTGCCTACGCTGCAGCAGATCCAAGCGTTACCCGCGGTGCTGGGCGAGGTGCACACGCTCATCACGGACAACGGCTTCTTCAGCCAAGCCAACGTGATCGCGTGCAACGACGCGGGTATCGAGCCGCTGCTGGCGCTCAAGCGGGAGTCGCATCACACGCCGGTGATGGGGCGCTTTGCACCCGATGTGCCCGAGCCCCAGACGACGGATCCGCTCGTGCAGATGGCACACCGCCTGGGCACGCAAGCAGGCCGAGCCCTGTACGGCCTGCGCAAGCAGACAGTGGAGCCGGTGTTCGGCATCATCAAGCAAGTGATGGGTTGGCGCCAGATGAGCATGCGCGGGCTGGCCAAGGCACAAGGCGAATGGAGCTTGGTGACCATGGCTTGGAACATCAAGCGCATGCACGTCCTGCGAGCCGCGTGA
- a CDS encoding IS1380-like element ISCARN34 family transposase: MGFGFRVKQLDYDLTPVAGLALVGHHLKRLDPLFKRLDAQWPCRGGLPPSTLMRSYVGLLAQSKSDFDAIEGFRGDRFFQEALGLVGVPSSPTLRQRLDAQAALWFDFTSQAIEALLRKSQPDYGLLPCGHVPLDIDTFAMDNSGTAKDGVSRTYAGVDGYCPLAAYLGTHGFCLEFALRPGAQHSASETTYNLETAVPMAQRLSTAGPKAPILVRMDAGFCSAALMADMQRCNRPGLPRVDVLIKWNPRKTDPLEVLRRQELEGGLLWQHPRAGKRVAVWEVAVQVEGIAHRLRRIVRITERTVDARGQQFLVPEIILEGWTTSLPKAISAEAIIDLYAGHATHEQFHAEFKTDMDLERLPSGKFDTNDLVCQLAALTMNVLRLMGQQGLLGPHAPVRHAARRRRLKTVIQELVIRAARVINHGGRLWLGLGANDKAARAFCDLHAQFAASG, encoded by the coding sequence ATGGGGTTTGGATTTCGCGTCAAGCAACTCGACTATGACCTGACGCCGGTGGCCGGTCTGGCCCTTGTCGGTCATCACCTCAAGCGCCTCGATCCTCTGTTCAAACGCCTGGATGCCCAGTGGCCTTGCCGCGGCGGACTGCCGCCCAGCACACTGATGCGCAGCTATGTTGGCTTGCTCGCGCAGAGCAAGAGCGACTTCGATGCCATCGAAGGCTTTCGAGGCGATCGTTTCTTCCAGGAGGCGCTGGGTCTGGTGGGTGTGCCGTCCTCGCCCACCCTGCGCCAGCGCCTGGATGCGCAGGCCGCCCTGTGGTTTGACTTCACCTCCCAGGCGATTGAAGCGCTGCTGCGCAAGAGCCAACCGGACTATGGTCTTTTGCCTTGCGGTCATGTGCCGCTGGACATCGACACCTTCGCGATGGACAACTCGGGCACAGCCAAGGATGGGGTGAGCCGCACCTACGCGGGGGTCGATGGCTACTGCCCGCTGGCGGCCTACCTGGGCACGCATGGGTTTTGCCTGGAGTTCGCCCTACGTCCGGGCGCGCAGCACTCGGCTTCGGAGACGACCTACAACCTCGAGACGGCCGTGCCCATGGCGCAGCGCCTGTCGACCGCAGGCCCCAAGGCGCCGATTCTCGTGCGCATGGATGCGGGGTTTTGCTCGGCCGCCTTGATGGCCGACATGCAGCGCTGCAACAGGCCAGGACTGCCCCGGGTCGATGTTCTGATCAAGTGGAATCCCCGCAAGACCGATCCTCTGGAGGTCTTGCGACGGCAGGAACTGGAAGGGGGTTTGTTGTGGCAGCATCCGCGCGCAGGCAAGCGCGTGGCGGTTTGGGAGGTGGCCGTGCAGGTCGAAGGCATCGCCCATCGCCTGCGCCGCATTGTGCGCATCACGGAGCGCACCGTCGATGCCCGTGGCCAGCAGTTTTTGGTCCCCGAGATCATCTTGGAGGGCTGGACGACAAGCTTGCCCAAGGCCATCAGCGCCGAGGCGATCATCGACCTGTACGCCGGGCACGCTACGCACGAGCAGTTCCATGCGGAATTCAAAACCGACATGGATCTGGAGCGACTGCCCTCGGGGAAGTTCGACACGAACGATCTTGTCTGCCAGCTTGCGGCCCTGACGATGAACGTGCTGCGCCTCATGGGGCAGCAAGGGCTGCTGGGGCCGCATGCACCGGTGCGCCATGCGGCCAGGCGACGGCGTCTGAAGACTGTGATCCAGGAACTTGTCATCCGCGCAGCACGCGTGATCAACCATGGCGGGCGGCTGTGGTTGGGACTGGGCGCCAACGACAAGGCAGCCCGTGCCTTTTGCGATCTGCATGCGCAGTTCGCCGCCAGCGGCTGA